Genomic DNA from Budorcas taxicolor isolate Tak-1 chromosome 5, Takin1.1, whole genome shotgun sequence:
tttgctccttgagttgggaagatcccctggagaaatgaatggctaccctccccagtattcttgcctagagaatcccatggacagaggagcctggtgggctacagtccatggggtcgcagagagctggacatgactgagcaactgagcatacaaacACGCATTGTGAAGTAAGTAGCAACGCTTTGGGacagtgtatattttatttacataaacgGTATGGTTTTGACACTGTTTAACTCAACACTGTGTTGTCTGTAAGTACATCAGTTCTGTTGCTTCAAACTTCCATAATGCACCTTTATCACCTTTTATGTTATCTAGGCTGACTCCCACTTCCCTCTGCTACAAACAAGGCCACCATGAATTGTCTGGTGCTGGCAGAGGGGCTGCTCTCAGATGTGGGGCTGGACTTCCCTcagaagtggggttgctgggtcctAGGCTTTACACATGCCTAAATACATGCGCAACGCTACCCTGCTTACCAGAATGCCTGCACCAGCTCTTATTCCACCCCAGTGCCCTAGGGTCCCCATTCTCCCAACTCACCACTCATCGTTGGTAGCGCCTGCTTTTTAACCCTTGCCATTCTGATGGTAGAAGGATATCTCATGGTTCGGGTCTGCATCCTCTAAGGACTGGCAGGAGCATCCTCAAAGCCATTTGGTCTTTCCCTTTGGGGGGCTGTCTGTGCAGACTCTGGCTAGCTTTCCACtggatttcctgtccttcacttgtTGTTCTGTAGGGCTCCTTATATATTGCAGATATTAAGCTTTTCCCAGGCTCTCCGCTTTTTCTctatagtctttctttttttttttctctctatagTCTTTCATTGAAGTAGAATTCTTAATTGTGATTTAATTATGTCAATCTatctttttcctgttgttttgattttttctttgtgtgtgtgtgattttgacTTCTAAAGTTTGCTTGAGAAGTCTTTTCCCACCCCTAGGTTACAAgggttttcttttatattctctgTTTGCTTTATACTTGCATGTTTCATGTCCAGACCTTGCATTCATTGAGGTCTCCCATGGCACAGGCTACAAACTGGACACCAGCTCTATGCTTTCCATGTAGTGGGTCTATTTTTACTTATCTCACCAGCCGAATAAATAACTCTTGTTGCCACCATCATCAAATACCAAATTTATCTTACATTAAAGGGCCTGTTTTGagctctctcttctgttccaaTGGCATTTACCTGCCCCTACACAGGTACTAGGCTTCTTAATTACTGTGACTCTCTATCCTCAGATAttctctttgctttccttttttcacaACCAACTTTACTGTAAAGggactttattcttttgcataaaAATTAGATTGATTTTATCAAGCCCCTCAAAAGAAATTCAGCTGGAATTATATTGCATTATACTTACAATTAATTTAGAGAGAAttgatatctttaaaatattaggtCAGATTATTTCTGAATATGATATAATTCTACTTAGATTTTCTTGTATTCTTTTATAAGAGTCTAACCTCTTTCATAAAGATTGTATGAATAGTTTATTGTTACATGGCAACTATTGTGCTGTTTTGATCACTCTTAGGAAtggtatctttatttttctatttattttctcattggtGACACTGATATAGCAACacacttttaatttttgtaagttGATCTTGTAACCAGCAACACTGCTCAATGTATCCTGTCATTTCTAGAGTTTTTTGGTTGATTTTTGTTGAGTTTTCTATGCAGCTGATCCCACTGTCTACAGATAATACCAGTCCTTTCTCTCCTACATtaattgcatatatttattttcttgaccAGTAACTCCAGTATGTCAAGCAAGCATGGCTTTGAGAGCCCATGTCTTTGTCTTGTTCCCAACCTTCATTGGAATGAGCCCAAAGTTCACCCTTTAGGTGTGACACCCTTTGAGATCCACCAGTGCTCTTCGAATATTTCTGTGCTGTTCTGCCCTTTTCTACCATTCTGACTTCCCCAAGCCCTACCCACccttcaaaacccagctcaaGTCTGGCCTTTCCCACAGAGCCTCCCTGATTGCACCAGCCTACAGTGAGCTCAGTCCCTGAAACAGACGCACTTTATCAGGCAATTGACAATCAAGCATAATCAATCTCAAACTGCCTTGGAAAAAGGACTATATCTACTATCTTTAACATGTACTTGTTTCCAAACCTACCTGATTAAACAGTCAGCTTTTGGAAGACAGGGAAGTATGGAAAATGTCTCCTCATCTCTTACAGGACATAGTACTCGCTGAATAAACAGTTGTGGAGTATGTGACGGTGCCACGATTCATCAGCTCCAGCCGCTGTGCCTCAGCGTATTGCAAGTTCAAGGCCGAAGGCAAAACTGGAGGCGGCAAGATTGGAGAACAAAGTAGGAAAGGGGAGGGGACGCAGTTCCCTCCTAGATCGCAGGCAAAGCAGGCTTAGCCTCAGGGGCTTTCACATAGACCGGCTCGTTTCATTCTTAGGGAGGCCTAGGAGGCCAGCGTTCCAATTTTCACTTTACAGACGAAGAAAAAAGGCACACAGAGATGGCCTTACTCGTCACACAGCTAGTCAGAGGCAGAAACGGGATTTGTATCCACATCTCTGGACTCTCACCTCCTCTCACAGGCTTCACTGAAACAGCCTCGTCTCTTCCAGACAGGCAGCACACAGGCACAGCCCGAGCCAGGGTGGTCCTCTTGCACCTAGTGATTTTACctaaagtaaaaagaattaaaGGACTCATGGGTATAAAGGCAAGAAGAAATGACCAAAGTCTGGGCACCCATGGGTCAAATGCCAGGCAGACAGGCAGGTGACCACCAGAAAACTGCACAGTTACGAATAAGGCTGGGTGACGCTAGGCATCCCAGGGTGGTAGGCAGGAATCAGAGCTACAGGGTGAGCTGCAATTCCAGACAGCAGAAGCAGATCAGTCCCCAGGCGGACCCAGGCCAGCTGTGTGAAGGAGAGACACAGGGCACAGGCCTTGGCGACCAAACCGTCCTGGGACGTGGCCAGAACCTTTATAGCCCAGGATGAGGGCGGGGCCCAGTCCAGCCTGGAGCCCAGGTGGAAGCCGCCTGGCAGAATGCTGCTGTCCCTTTGTCAGCTTCCTCTCTAAGGGGGTCACCAGGGCTCAGTTCTCTTTGTTCTGGACCACTTACACATAAGTGCTTTAATTAAAGCTTGCTGAGGCGGCCTTGATTGCCTCATAAAGCTGCCGGGCTATTTTCTGCTCACACAAGGATGATACTTCACAGCCAATGCTCACTGACCCTTGGCAAGGTCCTGCTGGCCCCTGTTAGTATACAGTGTAGGGGGGAGCACCTCCTGCCTCCAGGGTAGGGGAGAACACCTCCTGCCTCCAGGGTAGGGGAGAACACCTCCTGCCTCCAGGCATGCTCCTCATCCTCCCAACATTCCAGCAAAGTCTGGATTGCATTcgtattttacagataaggaatctGGGAAGCATAACTTGTCAcaggtcacaaagctagtaagtggcagagccaagctGCCAACCATGCTTTTCATCTTCAGAGTCTACGCTCCCATCAGGACCGGGACCTGGGTGCACTCATGGCTCCCCCAACCCAAGGAGATGGGTGTGTCTACACAGAGACCCTCAATGAAGAGACCAATTTGGATACCGAGCCCACTAGATCCAGGTAGATGAGCAGGATCAGAGGACAGAGGCAATTAGGAGTGTGGCGACAGATGGAGGATCCACCGTCTTCCATCCCTCAGCATTTGACCAAGAATTAATCTCACATAACCATTGGACATACAGTGAGAAACTTCCAGAAGCTCGCCAGTTCCAGCTGAGACAAGAGGAGGGAAATATCTGGTTCTCTCTTGGCAGATGTTTGAGCCAGCAAGGGCTGAGCAAGAAAGTACCAACCAGCACACCTCCCACAGAATCACCCCCAAAGTCCCACTGGGCATTCAGCTGGATTCAGTCACCCCCAAACTCCTAGGCTGCCTCCTGTGTGTCTCTCACAGCTGATGCCCCTATCCCACAGAGCCCACTCCAGGCACAGGAGTCTGTGGAAATCTGTGCCTAGGGCTCAAGAGGAGGGGCTGCGAAGGTCTTTCAGCTCCGAGTGCATGTTGCCCAGCTCCCTGCCAGATCTCCACAGTTCACCCATTCCCTGCCCTCCCAGAATAGATGGCCCCTCCCTCACCCTGGGACATAACTGACCACTCACCTGAGAGGTGGTAGGGAGGGCAAAAGGTGAGGCTCTGGGAGAATGCTTGGAAGGCTATTTTTAGCCCAGACTGGGTCAGCATTTGGTGGCAGTGGGTCAGGAAACAGGTTCATCAGAGGAGTCATCCTCAAGTACAAAGGTGCTCAAGAGACATATGCTTGGAAGGGTTTATAGGCTCAAATTCTCAGCTTAGGGAAACCTCCTGTCTCAGTCCCATAGTCCACCCATCAAAGTCATCAGTGGCCCAGGTGCAAAAGGAGGGGGGCAAAATAAGGGAATTTGGCTTTCAGGACAGCCATATGAACCCCCACCTCTGCTCACCCAAGGATCCTCTGAGGGAGGAAGTGACACCACTTCAGGACTCTGGTGACCTCCCCTACCTCCAACACCTTTCACTCTTCCAAGTGGCCGCATACACACCAACAGTCATCACTCAGCTTCCCTGCTAGGAAACCGAAGGACTTCCACCCCACCAACATCTGACCCCAGCTCAACCTGGGCATTAGGGGCTTCCTCCTACCTGTGACCTCTCCCCTTCCCACAGTGAACAAGCCTTGGCATCCCTGGGTCCACACCAACCCTCTCCTACCTCCAAATACCTCCAGTCTCTGCTGGATTCCCAGGACCTAGCAAGGTGCATGGTTGGCATTGGATAAGAATGTAccgaatgaatgaaagaattagTGATGGCACAGTTTCCAAATCAGAACTGAACTCCTTCCTTGTCTCCCACCAACCCTAGCCTTACCCCACCCTGGTCCTCCTTAAACACACCTCCAAGGATGCTCCCTGGATTAATCCTGCAGCTCTGGGGTGTTCTACTCTCACTCCTGCCCCCTGGCCCaccagtgtgtgctcagttgcttcagtcatgtccgactctttgtgaccctttggacacTATGGatccaccaagttcctctgtccatggggattctccagacaagaatactggagtgggttgtcatccccttctccaggggagcttcctgacccagcaatcaaacctgcatctcttaagtctcctgcattgacaggcaggttcttcaccgctagcgcctcctgggaagcccaccagtaGTGATGCCTAGAACTCTGAAGAACAACCTTGGTTCTCCCCTGAACTCTCTGACTCAGGTTCTCCCATGTCCCAGTTGATGCCCCATGGCTCCTGCCCTCCTAGGAATATCCAAAGTGCAGGGGTCATGCTCTTTCCCAAatctctcccccaacccccatcacGGAATAGGCTCTGGGTAGGAACAGCTTAAGAGAAGCTCATTTTGACGGTGAAGGATGGGACATACTTTAAGAGATAAAGGCAAAGAGGCCCATAACGAGAGGTTGTTCGGGACAAGCCAACCCCCTCATGGGACAGGCCAACCGCTCTACCCCAAGGCCAGGTCATAGGTCCAGGGCCCATGGTCCAGCCCTGTGCCTTCCAGAAAAGGATTTGGGGACCAGGCTCTACCCCAGGTCACTGCAACTATCGCCTGCACTCAGAGCATGGAGTCCAACTAGATACTTCTAGGAGGTCTCCACTTCCAGTAGCAatgggagggggagaggaagcTCGTAAACGGCTTTGAAGATGAAACAGGCCTGAGGCCGAGATTGTTGACACAGCTCTACTGAATAGGCAAACAGTTGGCTCTTAAGAGGCCAGGGTGATGCCAAGCCAATAAAATGCAGCTATTGTCTCTTTGCTGCCCCTTTTACTGCCAGCTACCCTGGTGCATAAAAGGGCCTGCCACGGCTCAGGGAGCATAGGCCTTTGGCTCAGTCCTCTGCCAGCTTCTCCACTGTCCAGACACCTCCCGGTCTCCAACATGACTTGTGGCTTCAGCACTGTGGGCTCTGGATTCGGCAGTCGCGCCTTCAGCTGTGTCTCCGCCTGCGGATCCCGGCCCGGCCGCTGCTGCATCACGGCCGCCCCCTACCGTGGCATCTCCTGCTACCGCGGCCTCACCGGGGGCTTCGGCAGCCGCAGCATCTGCGGGGGCTTCCGTGCTGGCTCCTTCGGCCGCAGCTTCGGGTACCGCTCCGGCGGCGTGGGCGGCCTCAGCCCTCCCTGCATCACCACCGTGTCAGTCAATGAGAGCCTCCTCACGCCCCTCAACCTGGAGATCGACCCCAATGCGCAGTGCgtgaagcaagaggagaaggagcagATCAAGTGTCTCAACAACAGGTTCGCTGCCTTCATCGACAAGGTGAGTCTCCTTGATCATGCCTTTCCTGAATCCCACCCATGCTCAGGACCCCAGCTGGGCACTGAGGAAGGAGTCAGAGACATGCCCACAGAAACCCTCAGGCCAAAAGGAGAGGAAGTCATGCCTCTTGAacacagacagaaagacaagaaTATGCTCAGAAGCTGCCTCGTCTAATGGGGGAGACAAATGGAAAACACAGAAGCAGAACTAAGGGCAGAAACTCTAGTGCTGAGAGATAACATCTTGTGAGCAAAGGGCTGCTGTGTGGGTGTTCAATGCATTTGAGGACCAGCAGCTGCTTACTTGGCAAGGAGGTACTCCCCGTGTCCAAGCAGGGCTGGTGACTGCGATACTGGAAGACTGCCCAGAAGGAATCTCCTGGTTCATACAGAGCCCTTGATATAACAGTGGTTACTTGGCCACTGAGCAGGGCCCAGAGTGGCTTGTCCATGCCTCTGTGCCTGGGATCCAGGGGTGAGCAACAGACTTGGTCCCCACTCTCCTTGGCCTTGTGGAGAGGAAGGTAGTATGTGGTCTGGTTGAAACCATCTGCAGATGTCAGTGTCCAGCTCAAGTCTTCTCCACTGAATCCAGGCAACTGCCATGAGGCAGTGGTTCGAGGGGCCAGGGGAGAAGGCTTCATTGAGGAAAAAGTTCTGGGGCCAGGGAAGGTTATCCAGAGCCAAACTTGTGAGAATTCATGCTACAGAGATACCCACCAGGAAGGGCCAAAAGGATCTGGAGCTATTAAGAGCATGAGAGACCAAGAGTAGCGCAAGAAAGGACTTACCAGGAATGTGGCAAAGTTATTACAGAGAAGGATCTGAATGGGGTGGTGGGCCAACCTCATGGAAGAAGAATGGATGTGAAATTTCTCTTGGGCACAATTGTCAGCAATTATTGTAGTAAGAGAAGCAAGctccccccaccctacccccaccccgcAGGGCAGAAGATCAAAGTTGGAATTCTTCTGCCACTATGAGATCTCAGGCAGTTAGGGAACCTCTCAATCCTATaaaacttcctcatctgtaaaacaaggggGTTGGCACACACCACATCCCTGCACTAATAGTCCAGGTGACTATTATTCTACTTGCATTGTTGTCGTAGGATTTTGATTATTGGCACATACTTTGTTTGTTAACTTTTACAGCTGATTTTTCTAAAAAGGTTACCTGTTCATTCGCACACTGACAGTTACACCTGTCTTGGAATAGTAGACATTCTGCATTCGTGTGCTTTTCTGCAACAGGGCTCATTAAACTCTTAGCAAGGCAGGCACTCAGGACAAGGGTTAAGTGCTGGGCCCAAGGACACATTATTAACAAGAGCAACAGGGTCTGGACTCTGCATGGCTTTAGTGCTTTCCATGACAGTAGGTATACTGCCTTAGAAGAGACTGACATTAGCTCCAAGGAAGGAATTCCAGGAGAGCCACTGAAGCCCTAACATGGTTTAAAGAGAGGGGACATAATGCTTCTGAGGACTCTGGGTCAGAGAGTTAGGGATCCTGGGTCTTGGTGCTGGGACCCTCCTGCCTCTTTGCCCTCTGGTCCTACAAGAAGAGGTTCTCAGGCTCTGCCTCTGTGTGGCAGGTGCGCTTCCTGGAGCAGCAGAACAAACTACTGGAGACCAAGCTGCAGTTCTACCAGAACCGCCAGTGCTGCGAGAGCAACCTTGAGCCCCTGTTCGAGGGCTACATCGAGACACTGAGGCGGGAGGCCGAGTGCGTGGAGGCTGACAGTGGAAGGCTGTCCTCAGAGCTCAACCACGTGCAGGAGGTGCTGGAGGGCTACAAGAAGAAGTGAGTGTGGGAAGGCACCGGCTCCGGGAAGGGCTTGAAAGTGGCTCCAGGCACAGTGGAGCGTCCAGACCTGTGGCTGGGTCTCTGCCTGATGATCAGGAAGAGCCTGTGCCCTCTGCCCCTCCTCGAGGCACATGGGTTCCATGGGTGGGTCCTGGCCCCCTGGGGATGGAGCTCAGCCTGACTTCCTACCAGCAGGTCAGGGAAATGatgttctctccctttcttctacTCATAGATTCTTCTCTTAGGACCCCAGAAAAACTAACATTGCTGATCCTTTTGAGTCTAGCTTTCAAAGTCCTGGACCTTCTTTGAAGTTCACCCCTTCACTCAGCTAACACTTTCTGAGCACCTACCAGGCACCAGGCAGATCTGGACAGGGTGATAGCAATCCAGGGGCGAATGATAGACCCAGCTCGTGTTTTTGTGGGGCTTGCAGTCCCCTGGTAGGCAGAGATGGCAGAGTCACAGACAGAGACCTCCGATGACAACGAGTGACACAGAGTACGAAGGCGCACACTGGGTACTGCCAGGCCACTGTGCTCCCTGCCTCTGGCTCTGCCCACAGAGCAGGAGGAAGCAGCAGGCTCCACATCTCTCGGCTGAGCCAGGAGGAGGATGACAGAGGGGAGATCCTACCACCTGTAGCCAGGGGCAAGGGGAGGAGTCAGAGGAAAGGGAAATGTAGACCTGGGTGAGAAAAGAAGGCACCTCCCAGCCCcagccacacacacgcacatgcacacgtgcacacacgcacatgcacacgcacagcTTCTAGATCCTGCCccagcccccctccacccccaccccactgagGAGCCCAGAGGTGATGTGAAGGTGGGTGTTTCAATAGTCCTGTGTATCCCAGGAGGCCTGGACCAACCACCTGATTCCTCCCTGGTCCCACCCCATTTCTTTTGGAGGTGGGGAAACGAGCGGAGGGGGGAGCTAGGAATCAGGCTTGTTTGCTTACATGCTTCATGGTCAAGTTTAGAGTTGCTCAGAAGGGGCCCTGTTTTCCCCATACCCCTCAGGTATGAAGAAGAAGTTGCTCTTCGGGCCACAGCGGAGAACGAGTTTGTGGCTCTAAAGAAGGTAAGTGCATGAGCCAAGCCCCTCCCTGAGCCCCTGGCCACCCTGTCCTCTCTGTCCTGCGACGCTGCAGCCAAGCCCGCAGAGTGACCTTGAATCTCACGGCCCCTTGAACCCCACACAGGATGTGGACTGTGCCTACGTCCGCAAGTCAGACCTGGAGGCCAACTCGGAGGCCCTGATCCAGGAGATCGATTTCCTGCGGCGGTTGTATGAGGAGGTGAGAGGGTTCTTGGTCCTGGTGGGCATTCCTGAGCCCCTGTCCAGCCCTCCCACTGGCCGACTGATGCAGAAATACAGGATGAGACTGAAGGGTTAGGCAGAGGAATGGAGAAGCAAAACGGGACAGAATTAGTAAGGGGCACGGAATTAGTAAGGGTGACGACCTCTAGGACAGCTGTGCCTTGGGAAACCAAAGCCCAGGCAAACACCTTGACCGCATTTTCTCTAGCTCAGATTTTCTCTAGCAGCCAGGAGCCTGTGGATGGTCCATGAGAACAAGAAATGGGTCTCCACACAGGGGCCTGGACCCCAAGGAAGTGTCCCCAGCATGCTGGCTGCAGGGACAAGATTTACAGGGGCCTGAAAAATCCCCAAAGCAAACATTTGAGAAGTAATTGCACTTTTTTCTAAATGGGATTTCCTATCTGTATGGAAAGCGATGCAATTTCATCAGGGAAGTGTCTACTCCAAACGAGACTTTGGCTCCAGATGGACCTAAGAGATTACAGCCATTGGCAGGTGAGGAAAAGCTCAGATAACTTGCTTATACTTCATCTTTCCTGACTCCCGATCCACAGGAGATCCGTGTTCTCCAAGCCAACATCTCGGACACCTCAGTCATCGTCAAGATGGACAACAGCCGGGACCTGAACATGGACAACATTGTGGCTGAGATCAAGGCCCAGTATGATGACATCGCCAGCCGCAGCCGGGCCGAGGCCGAGAGCTGGTACCGCAGCAAGGTGAGTGCTCCAGGACACCTGCCTCCTAGACACAGCAGTGGTAGGGACTTGAGGTATATATAATTagaaaaaccttttttttccaGGGATTCTGATCCCTAGAGATGATAACAGAAGGGCAGACGGTTCTCAGGTTACAGTGGCAGGACTGAGTTGCCATGTATGGTTGCACAGGCTGAGCACTGTACACCTGCAAATCATCCACGTTGTCCTGAGTGGGTGGAATGTCATATGCTGAGCTTCACGAGCCTTTCTGCTTTCCTCCAGTGTGAGGAGATCAAGGCCACGGTGATCCGGCATGGGGAGACCCTGCGCCGCACCAAGGAGGAGATCAATGAGCTGAACCGCGTGATCCAGAGGCTGACAGCTGAGGTTGAGAATGCCAAGTGCCAGGTAAGGAGTGTTTGAGGCCCACCCAGggtcccaccagcagtgtgtgtgcccagctgGATCTCACCATTCACTCTCCAGCCCATCTGGATGACTTGAGTCCTTGGTTATGGCCATTCAGGGAGCCCTAGGTGATAAGAGGGAGAGGTCTATTCCTGGGGTGATCTCATCTGGGTGGAGAGACTGGACACATCCAGGAAATGGATACAGAGACCCAGAGGCCATAACCTACCTTATTCTCTCCTGGGCCCTTAGAACTCCAAGCTGGAGGCTGCAGTCACCCAGGCTGAGCAGCAGGGCGAGGTGGCCCTTAACGATGCCCGCTGCAAGCTGGCCGGGCTGGAGGAGGCCCTGCAGAAGGCCAAGCAGGACATGGCCTGCCTGCTCAAGGAGTACCAGGAGGTGATGAACTCCAAGCTGGGCCTGGACATCGAGATCGCCACCTACAGGCGCCTGCTGGAGGGCGAGGAGCAGAGGTAAGGATCATCTCGGTTGCCGCATGAGTTCCACTTGCATAGGTCTGCCACTTCTGATTTTTCCTCATCCTAGTCTCAGTCCTAAGAACTGGTCCCAAGCCAGACTCTGAGCTCTTTGAAACCTGTATCTCGAAGGACTAGAATACGGTCAATAGCATACAGAGAGGAAATGAGGGCCAGGGCCACTGCAATGTCCAGAGTCCCAGAGAGCCCAGGGCCTTCCTAGATTTAGAACCTAGGTGCCCTGCCTCCAAGTTCAGAACATCCTCAAATTATTCCATCCTCAGCTCTTGCAAGATCCACTCCCTGCCAGGTTTCTTGGCAGTCATCCTGCCCTAGTGTGGAGATGCTGGCCAAACTCTGATCCTGGCCTCATGTGACTCCCCAAAAGAAACTTCCTCTTCCTAAAGCTGAGCCCAGCCAGGTATGCCAGGTATTGTTGCTCCAGCTGTGCACTGCACAAAAGCAGCCAACTGAGGGGCAAGTGAGGATGAAATTCAATATATACTCTGTTTGCAACTGCCAGAACATCACTTTATAAAAGTTAACACAAGGTCATAAATATAGGCCAGAAATAGCCCATTTGACCCATCCTGGCACCCAGAGGAAATTTGAGGATCTTATTCTAAcctgttttctctttcccttattCACCTTTTCCCCCACTCAGGCTGTGTGAAGGTGTTGGAGCTGTGAATGTCTGTAAGTATTCTGAGCCATGAATAGGAAAATTCTAGATTGGGCAATAAGAGTGTCCTGGCTATGAGTGTATAGAGATACCAGGAGGAGTGTTTCAAAGAATTCCTTCAGTAAATGGGAGTAGGTTAGTCATACAGTAGGAGAGACTGAGGTTAGCTAACAGGAAGAACCTCACAGTATGAATGAGATCGGAAAAAGATCACCGCAGGAAGGGACCTCAGATATCACACAGTACAACCCTCACCTTGTA
This window encodes:
- the LOC128048570 gene encoding keratin, type II cuticular Hb3 → MTCGFSTVGSGFGSRAFSCVSACGSRPGRCCITAAPYRGISCYRGLTGGFGSRSICGGFRAGSFGRSFGYRSGGVGGLSPPCITTVSVNESLLTPLNLEIDPNAQCVKQEEKEQIKCLNNRFAAFIDKVRFLEQQNKLLETKLQFYQNRQCCESNLEPLFEGYIETLRREAECVEADSGRLSSELNHVQEVLEGYKKKYEEEVALRATAENEFVALKKDVDCAYVRKSDLEANSEALIQEIDFLRRLYEEEIRVLQANISDTSVIVKMDNSRDLNMDNIVAEIKAQYDDIASRSRAEAESWYRSKCEEIKATVIRHGETLRRTKEEINELNRVIQRLTAEVENAKCQNSKLEAAVTQAEQQGEVALNDARCKLAGLEEALQKAKQDMACLLKEYQEVMNSKLGLDIEIATYRRLLEGEEQRLCEGVGAVNVCVSSSRGGVVCGDLCVSGSRPVTGSVCSAPCSGNLAVSTGLCAPCGQLNTTCGGGSCSLGRC